The proteins below come from a single Xyrauchen texanus isolate HMW12.3.18 chromosome 1, RBS_HiC_50CHRs, whole genome shotgun sequence genomic window:
- the LOC127648029 gene encoding macrophage mannose receptor 1-like has translation MERKTFITFILSAVFSSSSCVPRQYHFVNQNLSWIEAQRYCRENYTDLATINNKNDIEDLLKSVNDGQIQYVWIGLQKTVSYKWKWSLGDPAFYTGNNSQYRNWTPTQPNGDGDCSYMNPGQWNDYPCNGSLSFICYNDSSKGFIPVLQTMTWRAAQIYCRENHTDLVSVRNQNENEQINNIRINAFTAPAVWIGLFRDSWEWSDQSNSSFRNWRKSQPDNYGGNENCAVVWVKSDRGQWGDWTCDRKSQFVCHEDKLVLIKQNLSWNEALKYCRENHVDLVSVISEQIQRRVMELARKASTAEVWLGLHHYCAMNMWIWLRGEVVCYQNWAAGHGTGVEDCRYEPRVGAVQSGGDQRWISLPQTHKLNFICTNSED, from the exons ATGGAGCGAAAAACATTCATCACTTTTATTCTctcag CTGTCTTCAGTTCATCTTCATGTGTTCCACGTCAGTATCACTTTGTGAATCAGAATTTGAGCTGGATTGAAGCTCAGAGATACTGCAGAGAGAATTACACAGATCTGGCCACCATCAACAACAAGAATGACATAGAAGATCTGCTGAAGAGTGTGAATGATGGTCAGATTCAGTATGTCTGGATTGGACTGCAGAAGACAGTCAGTTATAAATGGAAGTGGTCTCTGGGTGACCCTGCGTTCTACACAGGAAATAATTCACAGTATCGTAACTGGACACCGACTCAACCGAATGGTGATGGTGACTGTAGTTACATGAATCCTGGACAATGGAATGATTATCCTTGTAATGGGAGTTTATCTTTCATATGTTACAATG ACAGCAGTAAAGGATTCATCCCTGTACTTCAGACAATGACCTGGAGAGCTGCTCAGATTTACTGCAGAGAGAATCACACAGATCTGGTCAGTGTGAGGAACCAGAATGAGAATGAACAGATTAATAATATCAGGATTAATGCATTCACTGCACCTGCAGTCTGGATCGGTCTGTTCAGAGACTCATGGGAGTGGTCAGATCAGAGTAACTCCTCATTCAGAAACTGGAGGAAATCCCAACCTGATAATTATGGGGGGAATGAAAACTGTGCAGTGGTTTGGGTAAAGTCAGACCGTGGACAATGGGGTGACTGGACCTGTGATAGAAAATCTCAGTTTGTCTGTCATGAAG ATAAACTGGTTTTGATTAAACAGAATCTGAGCTGGAATGAAGCTCTGAAATACTGCAGAGAGAATCATGTGGATCTGGTGTCAGTTATCTCTGAACAGATTCAGCGTCGGGTGATGGAATTGGCTAGAAAAGCCTCCACTGCTGAAGTGTGGTTGGGTTTACACCACTACTGCGCCATGAACATGTGGATCTGGTTGAGGGGGGAGGTCGTGTGTTATCAGAATTGGGCTGCAGGTCACGGGACAGGAGTGGAAGACTGCAGGTATGAACCGAGAGTTGGAGCAGTTCAGTCTGGAGGAGATCAGCGCTGGATCAGCCTTCCTCAAACTCACAAACTCAACTTCATCTGCACCAACTCTGAAG ACTGA